From one Geoalkalibacter halelectricus genomic stretch:
- the nifH gene encoding nitrogenase iron protein yields MRQIAIYGKGGIGKSTTTQNTVAGLASLGKKVMIIGCDPKADSTRLILHAKAQETVMDKVRELGTVEDLELEDVLKVGYGDVKCVESGGPEPGVGCAGRGVITAINFLEEEGAYTEDLDFVFYDVLGDVVCGGFAMPIRENKAEEIYIVVSGEMMAMYAANNIAKGILKYSSSGNVRLAGLICNSRNTDREADLIEALAHKLGTQMIHFVPRDNQVQRAELRRMTVIEYSPEHKQADEYRELARKISENKKLVIPTPLEMEELEDLLMEFGIMEAEDETIIGKAENA; encoded by the coding sequence ATTCGTCAGATCGCAATCTACGGCAAAGGCGGCATCGGCAAATCCACCACCACCCAGAACACCGTCGCGGGTCTGGCCAGCCTCGGCAAGAAGGTCATGATCATCGGCTGCGACCCCAAGGCCGACTCCACCCGCCTGATCCTGCACGCCAAGGCGCAGGAGACGGTCATGGACAAGGTGCGCGAACTGGGCACCGTCGAGGATCTCGAACTTGAGGATGTGCTCAAGGTCGGCTACGGCGATGTCAAGTGCGTGGAATCGGGCGGTCCCGAACCGGGCGTCGGCTGCGCGGGCCGTGGCGTTATCACCGCCATCAACTTTCTTGAGGAAGAGGGCGCCTACACCGAGGATCTCGACTTTGTCTTCTACGACGTGCTCGGCGACGTGGTGTGCGGCGGTTTCGCCATGCCCATTCGCGAGAACAAGGCCGAGGAGATCTACATCGTCGTCTCCGGCGAGATGATGGCCATGTACGCCGCCAACAACATCGCCAAGGGTATTCTCAAGTATTCCTCCTCGGGCAACGTACGCCTGGCGGGTCTGATCTGCAACAGCCGCAACACCGACCGCGAGGCCGATCTCATCGAGGCCCTGGCCCATAAGCTCGGTACCCAGATGATCCATTTCGTGCCCCGCGACAACCAGGTGCAGCGCGCCGAGTTGCGCCGCATGACGGTCATCGAGTACTCGCCCGAGCACAAGCAGGCCGATGAATACCGGGAGCTGGCGCGCAAGATTTCGGAAAACAAGAAGCTGGTGATTCCCACCCCGCTGGAGATGGAAGAACTCGAGGATCTGCTCATGGAGTTCGGCATCATGGAAGCCGAGGACGAAACCATCATCGGCAAGGCCGAGAACGCCTGA